The Bacteriovorax sp. Seq25_V genome includes a region encoding these proteins:
- a CDS encoding GTP pyrophosphokinase family protein yields MSSAIQEFKEAFYQQKPSLELYGKFIVDTINSSFKEQYPNISPYEVFKVEPKHRVKEVESLINKAFYRGKNYQDPLNDITDKVGSRFIVLTLDHVNIVNNLIEKHSSLWNFSKDRDFNIEKKENPHIFTYQSDHYVLELKKETEYDGQRIPKGLKCEVQVRTLMQHAFAEVSHFIMYKPKLSKNFDNERLLARSAALIEVTDEKFKSMMTEFNSQITIENVLLDKASSYYSNKISACDHSNEINSTIVQSYSQFINESSHAKFDKFIKENDFIFDKVKTRLEGSFIYEQPAVLLLYFFVEELSKDQVLQHSPLSHDDLKDIFSDLGDSITDLDD; encoded by the coding sequence ATGAGTTCAGCTATTCAAGAATTTAAAGAAGCTTTTTATCAGCAAAAACCATCTCTTGAGTTATATGGTAAGTTTATTGTTGATACTATTAACTCATCATTTAAGGAGCAATATCCAAATATTTCACCATATGAAGTGTTTAAAGTTGAACCAAAACATAGAGTGAAGGAAGTTGAATCATTAATAAATAAAGCTTTTTATAGAGGTAAGAACTATCAAGATCCACTTAACGATATTACAGATAAAGTTGGATCTAGATTCATTGTATTAACTCTTGATCACGTCAATATTGTAAATAATCTAATAGAAAAGCATTCTTCTCTTTGGAACTTCTCTAAGGACAGAGATTTCAATATTGAAAAAAAAGAAAATCCACATATCTTTACATATCAATCTGACCATTACGTGCTAGAACTAAAAAAAGAAACTGAGTACGACGGTCAGAGAATTCCGAAAGGCCTTAAGTGTGAAGTTCAAGTCAGAACATTAATGCAGCATGCTTTCGCTGAAGTAAGCCATTTTATTATGTATAAGCCTAAACTATCGAAAAATTTTGATAATGAAAGGCTACTTGCAAGATCCGCAGCTTTAATTGAAGTAACTGATGAAAAATTTAAATCTATGATGACAGAATTCAATTCTCAAATTACAATAGAAAATGTGTTACTTGATAAAGCTAGTTCATATTACTCAAATAAAATTAGTGCTTGCGACCATAGCAACGAAATAAATAGTACTATTGTTCAAAGTTATAGCCAGTTCATTAATGAATCATCACATGCGAAGTTCGATAAGTTCATTAAAGAGAATGATTTTATATTTGATAAAGTTAAAACTCGTCTAGAAGGTAGCTTTATCTATGAGCAACCAGCAGTATTATTGTTATATTTTTTCGTAGAAGAGTTATCAAAAGACCAAGTTCTTCAACATTCTCCTC
- a CDS encoding nucleoid-associated protein, which produces MALLRNLNISRLINHEIVAPVQIGQHFTVKEHDDVLSTISSEINDTICRRITDVLGISTNKSIELIPDDTSEGSFFSTIPDLLQANNDSFLEKSKYVAHLLADTQGTDRRRPPGPIFFLSGTTSRDNLRFLCLVKAEFQEGLHSDVSEDASEIKLLNRIFLTPNQKFYKLLFVVQNTVNATPAAEDYNFYLFDQNMTRSSKDAAAKYFYNKFLGLKLPESPALKTKTFFKETSYFVNDQSQFSTDEKIDLHTHLYSYLTAPRRETISPATFARDYIEDENLRSSYRDYIAQYSLGATFPIDLKFITKDLKTRSFSFSSGSNLRFNSVFFNNHVEIDIDEEGGTTTFTISDSIQ; this is translated from the coding sequence ATGGCTCTTCTAAGAAATTTAAACATTTCTAGACTTATAAATCACGAAATCGTTGCTCCTGTGCAAATAGGTCAGCACTTCACTGTAAAAGAGCACGATGATGTTCTTTCTACAATTAGTTCAGAGATTAATGATACGATCTGTAGAAGAATTACAGATGTTTTAGGGATTAGTACAAATAAATCAATTGAGTTAATCCCTGACGACACTTCCGAAGGGTCTTTCTTTTCAACTATACCAGACTTGCTTCAAGCGAATAATGATAGCTTCCTTGAAAAATCTAAATATGTTGCACATTTATTAGCAGACACACAAGGTACCGACAGAAGGAGACCTCCAGGCCCTATTTTTTTTCTTAGTGGTACAACTAGCAGAGACAACCTGCGTTTTCTTTGCCTAGTTAAGGCTGAATTTCAAGAAGGCTTACATAGTGATGTATCAGAAGATGCATCTGAAATAAAACTTTTAAATAGAATCTTTCTAACTCCAAACCAGAAATTTTATAAATTATTGTTTGTTGTTCAAAATACTGTTAACGCAACTCCTGCAGCAGAAGACTATAACTTTTATCTTTTCGATCAAAATATGACACGCTCATCAAAAGACGCCGCTGCGAAATACTTTTATAATAAATTTTTAGGTCTTAAGCTTCCAGAGTCTCCGGCCCTTAAAACAAAAACGTTTTTCAAAGAAACATCTTATTTTGTGAATGATCAATCTCAATTTTCAACAGATGAGAAAATTGACTTACATACACATTTATATAGCTATTTAACTGCACCGAGAAGAGAAACAATTTCTCCTGCAACTTTTGCTAGAGATTATATCGAAGATGAAAATTTAAGATCGTCTTACAGAGATTATATTGCACAATATTCATTAGGTGCGACATTTCCAATAGACCTTAAGTTTATTACCAAAGATCTCAAAACGAGATCTTTCTCATTCTCTAGTGGGAGTAATCTAAGGTTTAACTCTGTTTTTTTTAACAACCATGTAGAAATCGATATTGATGAAGAGGGTGGAACGACAACCTTTACGATAAGTGATTCAATTCAATGA
- a CDS encoding DUF4468 domain-containing protein: MSYVYVEKTSLSAENAYNMTLGYLAKNLQNSNRAIQLKDPKRKKLISQIGIECNDVKNGMLDIATYTTYFTIEADFKNNKARFSISGDSYSSKNIDGSLITVNTPFKSHQKEGLKKCADKLKSEMVANLSIKSNNNW; encoded by the coding sequence ATGTCCTATGTATATGTAGAGAAGACATCTTTATCAGCTGAGAATGCATACAATATGACTCTAGGCTATCTTGCTAAAAATCTACAAAATAGTAATAGAGCTATTCAACTTAAAGACCCTAAACGTAAGAAGCTAATTTCTCAGATTGGGATTGAATGTAATGACGTTAAAAATGGAATGCTAGATATAGCGACTTATACTACCTACTTCACTATTGAAGCAGACTTTAAGAATAATAAAGCTAGGTTTTCTATTTCCGGAGACAGCTACTCTTCTAAAAATATTGATGGAAGTTTAATTACTGTAAATACTCCATTCAAATCTCATCAAAAAGAAGGCCTTAAAAAGTGTGCAGACAAACTTAAATCCGAAATGGTCGCTAACTTAAGCATCAAATCTAACAATAATTGGTAA
- a CDS encoding Gfo/Idh/MocA family protein — protein sequence MEKSPVKLIIVGCSSSARNLLSNNLLGDEVEIVGIYDANPILLTNVANDLGLNRIDHFEDISKYDFDGVAIMTPSDSHFSLCQYFLEMDKYVFCESPIARSQDQLKIIGELGQEKLDKIYTYTPYSGLEAFQKLKDMIRTKQIGKSYLVKILLSNETPSIYHGSESILTEFGPSLMYITKLFGDINEHSLFLKNVKCSSGVEDFAYGHFDLSNDTLIHFELDSKKEKRASTVEVLTDKCTVVIKPTKNTIKVSHEKGQDEKINFDSRHSPLEKEFLNFVTTVRNKNSCAPLIDQDIFSLPNLYRTAS from the coding sequence ATGGAAAAAAGCCCCGTAAAACTCATCATTGTCGGATGTTCAAGTAGTGCTCGTAACCTGCTTAGCAATAATTTACTCGGGGACGAAGTCGAGATTGTTGGAATCTATGATGCTAATCCGATTCTATTAACTAATGTCGCAAACGATCTTGGCCTTAACCGTATTGATCACTTCGAAGATATTTCTAAATATGATTTCGATGGGGTCGCCATCATGACTCCAAGTGATAGTCACTTTAGCTTATGCCAGTATTTTCTTGAAATGGATAAATATGTGTTCTGTGAATCTCCTATTGCCAGATCACAGGATCAACTCAAGATAATTGGAGAACTCGGACAGGAGAAACTAGATAAGATCTATACCTACACTCCATATTCGGGGCTTGAGGCCTTTCAAAAGTTAAAGGATATGATTAGAACTAAGCAAATCGGGAAAAGCTATCTCGTCAAAATACTCTTAAGTAATGAAACTCCGAGTATATATCATGGGAGTGAATCAATTCTTACAGAGTTTGGACCAAGCCTCATGTATATAACCAAGCTCTTTGGGGATATCAATGAACATTCTCTTTTTTTAAAGAACGTAAAATGTAGCTCTGGAGTTGAAGACTTTGCATACGGACATTTTGATCTATCAAATGATACTTTAATTCACTTTGAATTAGATTCGAAAAAAGAGAAGAGAGCTAGCACTGTTGAGGTTTTGACTGATAAATGTACAGTGGTGATCAAGCCTACAAAAAACACAATTAAAGTTTCCCATGAAAAAGGACAGGACGAAAAAATCAATTTTGACTCTAGACATAGTCCACTTGAGAAGGAGTTCTTAAACTTTGTTACGACTGTTCGAAATAAAAATAGTTGTGCCCCCTTAATAGATCAAGACATTTTCAGCTTGCCCAATCTCTATCGCACCGCTTCGTAA
- the dapF gene encoding diaminopimelate epimerase, with amino-acid sequence MIKFTKYSATGNDFIMIDNRDGVVLTNERDLWQGLCKRGLSVGADGVIFVENSEKYHFHMKYLNADGGEVAMCGNGSRAISHFFAKLNDLGKCELEFSTLNSHYKSVVDHDFVWVEMNEYYDVDLINLDGQFDQIVRKAHYYSNTGVPHTCFLVDDVNALDVVSLGRKVRLDPMFNEGVNVNFISKKGRDYLVRTYERGVENETLSCGTGITACARFLWGKNLEKIDEIKFISRGGDVTIKREQEKVFLGGEVKRIYEGQLC; translated from the coding sequence ATGATCAAATTTACTAAATACAGCGCCACAGGTAATGATTTCATCATGATAGATAATCGTGATGGAGTTGTGCTCACAAATGAAAGAGATTTGTGGCAGGGTCTTTGTAAGCGTGGCCTTAGTGTCGGTGCTGACGGTGTGATTTTTGTGGAAAACTCCGAAAAATATCACTTTCATATGAAGTACTTAAACGCTGACGGCGGTGAAGTGGCAATGTGTGGAAATGGTTCTCGCGCAATCAGTCACTTCTTTGCAAAGCTCAATGATCTTGGAAAATGTGAGCTAGAATTTTCAACTCTTAATTCCCATTACAAGAGTGTGGTTGACCACGATTTTGTATGGGTTGAAATGAATGAATATTACGATGTCGATCTTATAAATCTCGATGGGCAGTTTGATCAGATTGTAAGAAAAGCTCACTATTATTCAAATACTGGTGTACCCCATACATGTTTCTTAGTTGATGATGTTAATGCACTTGATGTTGTAAGCCTTGGAAGAAAGGTTCGCCTTGATCCAATGTTTAACGAGGGAGTTAACGTAAACTTCATTTCAAAGAAGGGAAGAGATTATCTTGTTCGAACATACGAGCGAGGGGTAGAAAATGAAACACTGTCATGTGGTACGGGAATCACTGCTTGTGCCAGATTTCTTTGGGGTAAGAATCTCGAGAAGATTGATGAAATAAAATTTATCTCCAGAGGTGGGGATGTCACTATTAAAAGAGAGCAAGAAAAGGTCTTCTTAGGTGGTGAAGTTAAAAGAATTTATGAAGGACAATTATGTTAA
- a CDS encoding TlyA family RNA methyltransferase, giving the protein MERLDKLLVDRGLVDTRSKAQQLIEEGVVLVDGIVVSKASLRTDSEDIVVNKKNIYVGRGAHKIEGALEDFQVDPAGMIVADVGASTGGFTEFVLEKGASKVFAIDVGHDQLAPKLREDDRVVNMEGTNIRELDSMNGTCDLAVVDLSFISLKLVLENILALLKDSGEAIVLIKPQFEVGKKNLNKQGVCKDQKVIEDTILDLYRWSNTMNYFIKGFSFCHIKGKTGNQEYFFHYDRKLSTHGITEMDLLNILENGQ; this is encoded by the coding sequence TTGGAAAGGTTAGATAAATTACTTGTCGATAGAGGTCTTGTTGATACACGTTCTAAGGCCCAACAACTAATAGAGGAAGGCGTTGTCCTTGTTGATGGGATTGTTGTATCAAAAGCTTCATTAAGAACAGACTCAGAAGATATTGTCGTTAATAAGAAAAATATTTACGTAGGACGTGGGGCCCACAAAATTGAGGGGGCCCTTGAGGACTTTCAAGTCGATCCCGCTGGAATGATAGTTGCCGATGTTGGTGCTAGTACCGGTGGATTTACAGAATTTGTCCTTGAAAAAGGTGCTTCAAAGGTTTTTGCCATTGATGTAGGCCACGATCAACTTGCTCCGAAACTTCGCGAAGATGATCGTGTTGTAAATATGGAAGGGACAAATATAAGAGAACTTGATTCGATGAATGGTACCTGTGATCTTGCAGTTGTCGATCTGTCATTTATTTCACTTAAACTTGTACTTGAAAATATCTTAGCGCTTTTAAAGGATAGTGGAGAGGCCATTGTCCTTATTAAACCGCAATTTGAAGTTGGTAAAAAGAATCTAAACAAGCAAGGTGTTTGTAAGGACCAGAAAGTAATTGAGGATACAATTCTTGATCTTTATCGCTGGTCGAATACAATGAATTATTTTATTAAAGGATTCAGTTTTTGTCATATTAAAGGAAAAACTGGTAATCAAGAATACTTCTTCCATTATGATCGCAAGCTTTCAACTCATGGGATCACTGAAATGGATTTATTAAATATTTTGGAGAATGGACAATGA
- a CDS encoding TIGR00730 family Rossman fold protein: protein MKNICVFCGSAKGNGETYLNLAREIGEKMVDLNYGLVYGGASIGVMGQIADSVLEKNGSVIGVMPKSLVNWEVEHKNLTKFEMVDSMHERKQKMYDYSDIFLAIPGGMGTLDELCEIVTWAQLQYHRKPIYLLNHEGFFTHLINHLEHAVKEGFLKPHHMKLIKVVDSAEDFFEDLKI, encoded by the coding sequence ATGAAAAATATCTGCGTATTTTGTGGCTCTGCTAAAGGTAACGGCGAAACATATTTAAATCTTGCTCGCGAAATAGGTGAGAAGATGGTTGATCTTAATTATGGTCTTGTTTATGGAGGAGCTTCTATTGGTGTGATGGGACAAATTGCAGATAGCGTTCTTGAAAAGAATGGGAGTGTCATTGGAGTAATGCCAAAGAGCCTTGTGAACTGGGAAGTAGAGCATAAAAATCTCACAAAGTTTGAGATGGTAGATTCAATGCATGAGAGAAAGCAAAAGATGTATGATTATTCAGATATCTTTTTGGCGATTCCTGGCGGGATGGGAACGCTTGATGAGTTATGTGAAATTGTAACTTGGGCCCAACTTCAATATCACCGCAAGCCAATTTATCTTTTAAATCACGAAGGATTTTTCACTCATCTCATTAACCATCTTGAACACGCAGTAAAAGAAGGCTTCTTAAAGCCGCATCATATGAAGCTAATCAAGGTTGTAGATTCCGCAGAAGATTTCTTTGAGGATCTTAAAATTTAA
- a CDS encoding radical SAM protein, whose product MNLPQIHLPEHYNYIGAFLSLSCNLSCSYCINHLVGLDQKRKVLSANEWIEGLNRISSKTDLPISLQGGEPSIHPGFLKIINNISKDTRIDLLTNIQFDPFEFMKFIDSSRFDRSLPYPAIRVSYHPETMDLDETLHKVKILHDSGYSIGIFTVDHPDSTEATKRARDLCDKHGITFKTKELLGLYNDKLYGTYHYPDSVFQKEFKTVQCKTSELLISPEGNIYRCHHDLYNKIQPVGHILDPEFKIEDIYRQCDFYGNCNPCDVKLKNNRFQNFGHCSVDIKF is encoded by the coding sequence ATGAATTTACCACAAATACATTTGCCAGAGCACTATAACTATATTGGTGCCTTCCTCTCTCTTAGCTGCAATCTTTCTTGTAGCTATTGTATCAATCACCTTGTTGGTCTTGATCAAAAGAGAAAAGTTCTAAGTGCAAATGAATGGATTGAAGGCCTCAATCGAATTTCATCAAAGACAGATCTTCCGATTTCCCTCCAAGGTGGTGAACCTTCGATCCATCCAGGCTTTCTAAAAATCATCAACAATATAAGTAAAGATACCCGTATTGATTTACTTACAAATATTCAATTTGATCCGTTTGAGTTCATGAAGTTTATCGATTCTTCGCGCTTTGATCGCTCACTTCCTTACCCTGCCATTCGTGTGAGTTATCATCCGGAAACGATGGATCTTGACGAGACCCTTCATAAGGTAAAGATCCTTCACGATAGTGGGTATTCCATTGGAATTTTTACCGTTGATCATCCAGATTCAACTGAAGCGACAAAGAGGGCACGTGACTTATGTGATAAGCATGGAATTACTTTTAAAACGAAGGAACTCTTAGGCCTATACAATGATAAACTTTATGGAACTTATCACTATCCAGATAGTGTTTTTCAAAAAGAGTTTAAAACTGTTCAATGTAAGACAAGTGAACTACTTATTTCACCAGAAGGAAATATCTACCGTTGCCATCATGACCTATACAATAAGATTCAACCAGTAGGACATATTCTTGATCCGGAATTTAAGATAGAAGACATTTACAGACAATGTGATTTCTATGGAAATTGTAATCCTTGTGACGTTAAATTAAAAAACAATCGCTTTCAAAATTTTGGTCATTGCTCTGTCGATATTAAATTTTAA
- a CDS encoding glycosyltransferase family 9 protein: MHLLIIKTGHSEVFTEHEASSIVSLGDVLRTGFLIDNFPEYQITWQTSHEALPMMEIIFPNVNFILDEGVNFHDFDKIINLEKKHLPYEGNFYGIQNNLTSFKSLDEKVINFSDELHSDEVFEYQLARLLGLKEFKKDIRINLNTKDRNTVDIGFNHQVGKKWPEKAMSPEFWKQLETSLSENYSISWQEGFDDIGEYINWIDSCRMIITLDSLGLHLAKYLGKRVIALFGPTNSSQIDIGNGKKIHQDNKTEIEIINEIKGSL, from the coding sequence ATGCATTTATTAATTATTAAAACCGGTCATAGTGAAGTTTTCACGGAGCATGAAGCAAGTTCAATTGTGAGTCTTGGTGATGTTCTGCGCACTGGCTTTCTCATTGATAATTTTCCAGAATATCAAATTACTTGGCAGACGAGTCATGAAGCCCTGCCAATGATGGAAATAATTTTTCCAAATGTAAACTTCATCCTTGATGAAGGGGTAAATTTTCATGACTTTGATAAGATCATCAATTTAGAGAAGAAGCATCTTCCATATGAAGGAAATTTCTATGGAATACAAAATAATCTTACGAGCTTTAAAAGTTTAGATGAAAAAGTTATTAACTTTTCTGACGAACTTCATTCAGATGAAGTATTTGAATATCAATTAGCACGTCTATTAGGTTTAAAAGAATTTAAAAAAGATATTCGTATCAATTTAAACACAAAAGATCGCAATACTGTTGATATTGGATTTAATCATCAGGTCGGAAAGAAGTGGCCAGAGAAAGCAATGTCCCCTGAGTTTTGGAAGCAGCTTGAAACTAGTTTGAGTGAGAATTATTCGATCTCTTGGCAAGAAGGATTTGATGATATTGGAGAGTATATCAACTGGATTGATTCTTGTCGCATGATCATTACTCTCGATAGTTTAGGTCTGCACCTCGCAAAATATTTAGGTAAACGTGTTATTGCACTTTTTGGTCCAACGAATTCGTCACAAATTGACATTGGAAATGGAAAAAAAATTCACCAAGACAATAAGACAGAAATAGAAATTATAAATGAAATAAAGGGGTCTCTATGA
- a CDS encoding S8 family peptidase, with amino-acid sequence MKILVTLLLAATAFGKDYLVMPRSANHIMSEYKHIGSFPRPTYKLSQDELKSLLQNSLASDFIIDENFEISIFSEPTDEHYELQWAFSNEGNNEPRRGGGRIPIPGVVGVDMDMDSMWDEIASLDSIKVAVVDTGVDYKHPDLKEHIAVNLKELNGKKNFDDDGNGFIDDVYGYNFSSDKADPMDDNKHGTHVAGIIGAIHNQIGVAGIMKNVEILPVKFMDKKGRGDLEKGLKALNYAVENGAMVVNNSWGAMKESLIMKEFMINAGKEKGVVFVAAAGNSYKDIDVSPLYPASFGIENQITVAAYSPEDRMTGFSCWGPTKVHTAAPGRNIISTVPGGKYEVLSGTSMSAPYVTGAIALLKSKYPKMSAKEIQDKVVNSSILMDHFRGKTLSEGRLSLRKLLE; translated from the coding sequence ATGAAAATCCTAGTTACACTTCTTCTTGCTGCAACAGCATTTGGGAAAGACTATCTTGTTATGCCAAGATCAGCTAATCACATTATGAGTGAATACAAGCATATCGGAAGTTTCCCAAGGCCTACTTATAAGCTTTCGCAAGATGAACTTAAAAGTCTTCTTCAAAACTCATTAGCATCAGATTTTATTATTGATGAAAACTTTGAGATTAGTATCTTCTCTGAACCTACTGATGAGCACTACGAACTTCAATGGGCATTTTCTAATGAAGGAAATAATGAGCCTCGTCGTGGCGGGGGAAGAATTCCTATCCCTGGAGTTGTTGGTGTTGATATGGACATGGATTCGATGTGGGATGAAATCGCATCTCTCGATTCAATCAAAGTGGCTGTTGTTGATACTGGCGTTGATTATAAACACCCAGATCTAAAAGAACATATCGCTGTTAACTTAAAAGAGTTAAATGGTAAGAAGAATTTCGATGATGATGGAAATGGATTTATCGATGATGTTTACGGCTATAATTTTTCAAGTGATAAGGCCGATCCAATGGATGATAATAAGCATGGGACACACGTTGCAGGTATTATCGGCGCCATTCATAATCAAATCGGTGTTGCTGGAATTATGAAAAATGTTGAAATTCTTCCTGTTAAATTTATGGATAAGAAGGGAAGGGGCGATCTTGAAAAAGGATTAAAGGCCTTAAATTATGCAGTTGAAAATGGTGCGATGGTAGTCAATAACTCATGGGGAGCCATGAAAGAGTCGCTGATCATGAAAGAATTTATGATTAATGCAGGAAAAGAAAAAGGTGTCGTCTTTGTAGCAGCAGCTGGAAATAGTTATAAAGATATTGATGTGAGCCCTCTTTACCCAGCGAGTTTTGGAATTGAAAATCAAATTACTGTTGCAGCTTACAGTCCTGAAGATCGTATGACTGGTTTTTCGTGTTGGGGACCAACGAAGGTTCACACAGCTGCACCGGGAAGAAATATTATCTCTACTGTTCCAGGTGGAAAGTATGAAGTTCTCTCTGGTACTTCGATGTCTGCCCCTTATGTCACAGGAGCAATTGCTCTTTTAAAATCAAAATATCCAAAAATGAGTGCCAAAGAAATTCAGGATAAGGTCGTTAATTCTTCAATATTAATGGATCATTTTAGAGGAAAAACTCTTTCTGAAGGAAGATTAAGTCTGAGAAAGCTTCTAGAATAA
- a CDS encoding IS1 family transposase — MIYSCPNLDCHSTTKNKLISKDGFFFRRSDSRKIQRFVCKTCGRKFSRATFTLEKYQKKRRINRRLFLDLATNSSMRSCARKYKVNYKTVQSRMDYFSIKGKKRQEKFLKKLEKSKVQAMQFDDLVTSEHTKMKPLSITIAVDKKRRHILAAEVSSIPAFGLLADKSRKKYGYRKSDHERGLEKVFEKIKNVVNQDATIQSDEHQAYPKFVSRYFPKAEYKRYKGGRGCVAGQGELKKLRFDPLFTLNHTCAMFRANINRLARRTWCTTKRIDMLQKHVDIFINYYNSIYLRDAVPI, encoded by the coding sequence ATGATATATAGCTGCCCAAATTTAGACTGCCACTCAACTACTAAAAACAAACTTATTTCAAAAGATGGATTCTTTTTTCGGCGAAGTGATTCGAGAAAAATCCAACGATTTGTCTGCAAAACTTGCGGAAGAAAGTTTTCTCGAGCCACCTTCACGCTTGAAAAGTATCAAAAGAAAAGACGCATCAACCGAAGACTATTTTTAGATCTCGCTACGAACAGTTCAATGAGATCATGTGCGAGAAAGTACAAGGTAAACTACAAAACTGTACAAAGTCGCATGGATTACTTCTCTATAAAGGGAAAAAAGAGGCAAGAGAAATTTCTTAAGAAGTTAGAAAAATCTAAAGTGCAAGCGATGCAGTTTGATGACTTGGTCACTAGTGAGCATACTAAAATGAAGCCACTTTCCATTACTATCGCAGTCGACAAAAAACGTCGACATATACTTGCTGCAGAGGTTTCAAGCATTCCTGCATTTGGACTACTCGCTGATAAATCACGAAAGAAATATGGATATCGAAAAAGCGATCATGAAAGAGGATTGGAGAAAGTATTTGAAAAAATCAAAAATGTTGTCAATCAAGATGCAACAATTCAATCAGATGAACACCAAGCATATCCAAAGTTTGTGAGTAGATATTTTCCAAAAGCAGAATATAAGAGATACAAAGGTGGTCGAGGCTGCGTCGCGGGACAAGGGGAACTTAAGAAGCTTCGCTTTGATCCACTTTTTACATTGAACCATACCTGTGCAATGTTTCGAGCAAATATCAACAGGCTAGCAAGAAGAACTTGGTGTACAACAAAGAGGATCGACATGCTTCAAAAACATGTCGATATTTTTATAAATTATTATAACTCGATTTATTTAAGGGATGCTGTCCCCATTTAA
- a CDS encoding Lrp/AsnC ligand binding domain-containing protein, which produces MTENYEIDSLDIKILNYLRKDARLPFSEIARKLYVSSGTIHQRVEKLREAKIITGSKISLDYKKLNYNVTVLLGIHLNNAGDVEKVIAKLDQLDEVSEAFYTTGNYALIVKIMVSNIDHFHDFLVKKLQAIKEIRSTESFISLKQVIDKDVPISM; this is translated from the coding sequence ATGACTGAAAACTACGAAATCGATAGTCTAGATATCAAAATACTCAACTATTTACGTAAGGATGCTCGCCTTCCATTTAGTGAAATTGCACGTAAGCTCTACGTCAGCTCTGGGACAATTCACCAGCGTGTAGAAAAGCTTCGCGAGGCCAAGATCATTACCGGCAGCAAGATTTCCCTCGATTACAAAAAACTCAACTATAACGTCACTGTTCTTCTAGGTATTCACCTTAATAACGCTGGTGATGTTGAAAAAGTTATTGCGAAACTTGATCAACTCGATGAAGTTTCTGAGGCATTTTATACAACAGGGAACTATGCCTTGATCGTAAAAATCATGGTTAGTAATATTGATCACTTTCACGACTTTCTTGTTAAAAAGCTGCAGGCAATTAAAGAGATTAGATCAACAGAATCATTTATCAGCTTAAAACAAGTCATCGACAAGGATGTTCCAATCTCAATGTAA